The DNA window TACAACACACCTACTGATTAATAACTGTCTTGGAAGagcttttaaaacagattatAGGGAAAATTACAGCTCAAGATTCCTGAGATCTCTATCAGTGttcatctgcattttaaaaatcatcagtTGGGGCTCAGATTTGATGTCCTGGATTAGATCCCTCATAGGGCTAGGTGTTCTGCTTCCCTCCTCGCAGTCCTCAAGCAGCTGTGACTGTTGCAGTTAAGCACAGGTGTCATCTTTCCAGCCTCAGGGAAAGAAAGACTGAGAAGATCATTTCGGGAGAATGGTGTCAACAACCTTAACATCCAGGATAGCTGTaggagaacagcagcaaagaggCGATAATCAGccttgggggggaaaaagtcaGCAGTGACTTCTTGCCATGCTTTATGAGACAAGGGCAGTAAATAGCCCAGAACACCAGTGCTTTTGTTAGAGAATGAACAATTGTTGCTAGCAGAAAGTAAACGAGTGCTGAAGAATATCTTGATCTGTTTAGATTTTGAGGGCTTttctggggaactacaggatAGTGTTAGAAAAGGCTTAATGAAGGGAAAGAGGGTTTTATTGTAAACGGAGGAGAGGACAATCAGTATTGATAGTAGGAGGAGACATCAGGTTTCTGAGGTAAATATAATGGATTTTCACAAACCCGTTCTATCTCAGATACACAGGATCGATGAAGTTTCTCTCTCCAATCCCAAAGATGTATGCAGCAGGAAGTCTGATGAATACATCTTAATCTCAGTTACGACTCATAACTTACCTCCTTATCTGAACCAGAATTCCCATCTAGATATGTTGTTCTGCATTGCTCTTTATAAATCACTATAACagaattcagaaattaaagaCAATTTCAGTTATGAAAAAGCAACTGTCTTGAGAAATGTTTGTTTCAGTGGCTGCTTTTGAAGTTTTCTAGCAGTTTATGTAGGCAAATAAAGCACAAGACTATCCTGTTGAAACCTCAGGAGGAATAAAGCAAAATAGGTTGAGGTAagccacactttttttttttttttaaataaaaatcagaagtgtGATCTAGGTGATCTAGTTTAAAATGTAATGGGATATGGCAAGGCTATAAAAGATAAGTCTCCCTTTTATGTGCTATTAGATAAATAGTAAATGTTGTGACCATGCAGAATGCATGATGGTATACATGCCACAATAcaagatatatattttaaattgtacaTTATAAAATGGAGTTctatataatacatatattaTTTGCATCTTATTTGCAGTTACATGATGTTAACATGTTTTACAAACATCACGGATTTGGAATGAATGTACTGTGTACTCTTACCCGTTCCAACAGAGCTTTGGGAACCGGTTACTGGAATGACATGAGAGAGTAGTATAAGCGCTACGAATCAGCTTGTAAGCTAGAAAGCAGTAGTTTGTAGGATGTAGTCCATGCTATACAACTGTGCAACCCCATGAGACAGAATTAGTTTTATAATGGATTAAATTTATGCCCTGGGAAAGTAATCCCAAGGAAATTACTACTACTTTAAACAATTTTTACTTATAATGTGCGCTTAGAACTGGTTCATAGaagttcttgatttttttttaattaaaaaacaattctATAGaacaaattagaaaacaaaacaattaaaaatccTCATCTATTTGCTTCTGCATTCTAACCACTACTAACCTCCCAGCTGAAAATTAACTTCTCTGTATTCACCAGGTTATGGGTTATTCAGTTAAGGGGTACCAGTGTAGATGAGTGTGCCCAGTCCCCAAATGCTCCTGTTAAGTTCCCGCCAGATACTGCAAGACATCACCCATAAAGTTTGCTCTGGAGTCAACACTGGAATAGAAAGGTTCTAGTCCACGCCACCTTTACTCGCATAACTTTGGATTACATTTTAACCATTTAGCATGCATGGACAAAAATACATCAttcaaagaaattttaatttttacctgaatgcattttttttttttggacaaaaTGGAAGCTTCAGCCCTTTATCTGTAACTGGAGATGCCTTGTGGGCATGTCTACACAGTGGTAGTATCTCAGTGACATCACAGTGATGTAGACCTGAGCAAGGGGTACAGATGAAACTGCCTTTTGAGCCCTGTAAATCAGTATTGTAGTTTGCTTCTTCAGAAGCTCGCCAGTGTACGCTGACACCCTTATTGCTGAGTTTGTACAGCTTCACCCCAGGGCAGCAAGCAcctaataaaacaaacattaataAGCAAATTCTGTGAACCTACAATATATTATAAATTCCTATAGTGCATTTTAAGCCAGATGATATGATTCCTATCACACTAGATACCGGCATTTCaatgagaaattattatttcacagAAAGCCAAAATAGTTTTTGAGCTGAACTAGGGATGAAAATATTCTGTCAGACTCATATTACGGAGCTGGAATTCAGCCATTGTTTTACATGTTGGGATAGTGTTGCTGTCTCCTGACAGTGGAGGCACTACGGCTACCCTAGAGTGCCCAGAAACCTGTTGTGGTCTCTAAAATTTAATTATGCCATAGCATAATTTAAATTCAAAAATTGGTTCTGGAGCAATGTTATCAACACTTACTTACATGGCCACCTGATGGCAGTTACAAGAACAGGGTTTAAATGATACGTGAAAATAATTCCaagtgcatttatttaaaagagagAACTGCAAGTGTATTAACCACATATTGAATTTCAGCTACGCTATTTATGAGAGAGGAAAACTATACCAAGTTAGTTATATACTGAGTGTCTCTCTTCCTGATTGCATTTACAGTTTACGTACTGGAAGAGTTCTCTGATATGTGCAACTGGATGTCCAACCTGTTTCACTGATGGCTTTCCGAGATGCTGTATAGTTGGTACCGCATGTGATGCGCCCCAGGAGAGAGTAGTTTTGAAGATTGTGACACTTCGCCTGTCCTTTTGGAGTCTCCAGTTATGTTACATATGTGACCCATCCCAACAGACCAGCAGGGATTTGTTACAGGCTGTCACTTGAGTTAGTATCAAGTCATTAGGGCAACAAGGAgcttaaaaagaacaaaaaaaaccccagagaagTCAATTCTGTTTTGTACTTGGAAAATGGAAGGTATTTTGTGGGCTTGCAACTAGAAAAATACACGATCAGGAGCAAAGGAATGAAGACTCGCACGCTTTTTAAAGacttccagtatttttttttaaattttattttgatcaGTTACAGTAACTTAACACTCTGGTAATGCTTTTCATCCATTAATTGCTGCTGTGTCTAACTATTTCTTCTgctaaaggaaaataagaatgaTTGTAAATACTTGTTGCCACATACTTAAACACACGTGTTGCTGCCCCCAGCCTCACTGAAAGAATAAACTGATATTATACTGACTGTTGCGGTGCAGTCTATGGTGGTGTCATTGCAGAGCGCCACGCTGCTCCAGTCAACAGCTCTGGTTTCATACATCTCAGCACCTCAGACAGGAGCCCTGGTGGCCTGCACAGTGTCACTTGACAGCAACATGGCCCTGAAGTCACAGCGGCAACACAATGCTGGGAACagagagggcagagagggaaactTGAATGTGAACTGAAAACTAGCACGAAACTGAAGTGCCTCATTTTATTAATGTGCTTCATGTCTTAAATCTCCAAGGGTGACCAGTACTGTGCAAACAGTCTCATTAATTCCAGACCCACTTCTTGAGTTAATTCAGTACCCCTCCTTCCAAATCAGTAGGGGGCATTCTAATTTATAGGTAGAACACAGGAATTATGTATAAACttgatttaaaatttcaaagcatCTAAATGTCGAGTAACTCTAACAATGTTCTTTGCAATCTCCCATTGaacttgtattttttaattttccaaatatgAACACTTTCTATGAGGAAGTTTAAGACTTTGATACACCCTTCTTaaagcaatggggaaaaaaacaaaaccaggactAGAATTCAAATATTATGCCAGGACTGTGAGTTATTGATTGTGACTCTTTAAGCTATTTTCAAGTTTGTAAGCACGTTGTTGCACTTGACTACACAAGTTCAACTGCAATGTGAAgtagttctttttttctgccaaccTTTGCGTTTTGCCCAAAAATTGTATAAATAGAAGTTTACACCATTATCTTCCAATAAAAATGTCCAATCAGCTCTACCATAAACACAGTTAAAGGATCCAAAATGAATTTGCAAGAATACATGGTTACTTACCAGTGGTGTAACTGAATGCATCACCTAAAGGACTCTGCCCTGCCTTGTTATATGCAAAGACACTACAGAAATAAGTGAAGCCACAGTCCAACTGGAAATGGCATTAGCTGTGTGATGTGTTGCAGTGCACTTCCAAGCCATCATTGCTCTTCACAAAAGCCACATAATAATGACTAAATTGACACTAGACCATGACACCAGTAAGTGCCCAGGTTCCTCTTCAGTTGATATATTTACTGGTGCacaaggaactgaaaaaaacattttacaaaaaggaaaataaaaggattgTAATCAGAATGTTTTTGTTGAAGTTATACTTTTGGGTAATAAAGGAAAATCATGATTATATATGGAATTATTCTATTCAGCTTGAACAGTTGTTCTGTCGTGtacaagaaaaacagcaactTGTCTGCCTTTACAGAGGATGCTACTTACATTTAGATGAAAAGTGTGATTTTTACAGAACGGAATAGCTACTACCTTCATGTTTCACTGAAAAGGAGTCCCTGTGGACAAAAACAGTGGCATCAGGCAGTATTTCAAAAGGAACTGACACAGTCTGTGCTCACAAATAATAGGTTTGGATGACAATCAGAATATTAGCTTGAATAGCAGTTGGCATCCAAAAGCCTTTATGTGAAAACCCTTTACATATTGGTATGAAACTTGCTGGCTGTGTCTAAATAGAGCTGTCCTTTGCTCAGGTTTCCTTTCTGGTGTCATCCCAAAATGTCACATTAAACTGTCAACTCTATGGCTTTTGcttaaataacatttaatttctaGTTCAAAAAGTTTAGCTTGCTGCTATTACAATGAATAGGCATGATCTAGCTGAAGCAATGTTGGCTGAGAAGATTACAGCCCACAGCTTAGAAGTTGTCTCATCCCATTAGCACCACCTCTGAGCAGCACATGTGGATGATCTCACACCACTGAGAAGTCAAAACGAGGCAGGTTACATcaaataaataagtaaacaaTCTTGTGTCTTTAAGGTAGCACATAACAACAAAAATGGTTTAGGTTTTGCTTACATGGGCAGTTCATCTAACAGGTCAGGAAGCAATAACCTCTGACACAGCAGCAATGCTAAATAGCTGAAATGAGCAACCGTTCGTCCTGGCAAAGCTGCTGTCTTTGAATGGTCTGTGATGTGACAGTATCTTAATTTAGTCTAGTGGTGCTACTTTAGCTGAGCGTGGTTTTGTTGGCCTCCTTCCTAACAAATAGATTTAGCCTAGAACAGTTCTCAGCCTAGGGCCAGTCCTTAATGTTATTTCCTCACAGATTTCTCCCAATCTGTTTGTGACAGACATGATGCAGTAGGACAGATCTGTGATTATTTACATTAGCTTTACACTCCTAAAATTGACTTCAGAACAGGTACTTCTACGAAGGGGAGACTGCAGGCTTGCTGGTTCAGCTAACAACGTATACACCATTGCAAGTTTTCCCCACAGAAATATGAAGAAAGTTTAGGCTATTATCCCCAAAACAGAGAGGTATATGGCACAGTTCGTGCACAAAgttcagaagcagaaataacTATTTGAGAACCACTCATGAATTGCAATGGACTATTTTACACTTGCAGTTAAAGAACTATATGTTAAAATGCTGTAAGCTATGTAAGGATCAATGGCACATACTAGTTTTTAGGCTTACTGCATCAGTAGGTTTACTGGATCCATCATCATCGTATGCTGTGATGAAACATAATATTCAGAGCCACATTCGAGTGATGGCACCATGCAGGAGGCAGAAGATGTGTTACACTTCAGTTTCAAGAGTCCACTGGAGGCTGCACACTCTAAGTTAGCGCTCCTTCTGTTGGCATCCAAGAAACAATAGCTATTAAAGCATCACTATTAAAAGCTACTTGAACACCTGCTGGTGCATCAGGACCTAAGATATATCAGTTTGGAACACATAAACATAACTTAGCATATGGCGTACAGACATGATCTTTTTCATAACTTGCAAACTAAATACAATTTTTGTGGTGGAGGCCTTACCCTCATTCACATTAAAGTGAcagttttttaaagaagtagTTCTAGCTGTACAACATCAGCATATGTAAAACAAATTCATATATTGCAAGGCTGCAAAAAGCtcactagaaaagaaaaaagttaaaatgaagGTATATCCCACCTATAATTatgaaaaggaatgaaaaagtgTTTGGGACAAAAGTATGCGACTTGAGGCAAACTTATTTATACCAAAGCAGCTAATTTGGGATTTCAGAGACCCTTTCAAGTATTACACACAGTTACACAACTCCTGAGCATTATGTCTGCTCTCTTAGACCGAAGCGTTTTCTTATTCAGCTATAGTCAGACACCCTCCTTTGCCCCATTTGTAAAAATGGTAACATACACTCTATGTGACTGTGCCTATGGAACATTTGCAGGTGTGTCTTTCACGATCTTTGACTAAGCTATAGCaccatgatttattttttcttttataatatTGCCTTTAgtaaaaaatcataaaaatttCTGTGCAGGAAATCCTTATGCAAGTCTTAAGGAGTTGCCTGACTCAAGTCAAGGAGAGAATATCTAGCACATAATTTATCTGCTCAagggcagggaggctctgcagagggacctgcacaggctggatcaatgggccgaggccagttatgtgaggtttaacaaggccaagtgccgggccctgcccttgggtcaccccaaccccaggcagcgccccaggcccggggcagaggggctgggaagtgcccggcggagaaggccctgggggtgctggctgacagccggctgggcatgagccagcagtgcccgggtggccaaggaggccaccagcccccgggcttgtgtcagcactggtgtggccagcaggagccgggcagggatggggcccctgtgctcggccctggggaggccccacctcgaatgctgggctcaggtttgggcccctcgggacaagaagggcctggaggggctggagcgtgtccagagaagggcagcggggctggggcagggtctggagcacaagtgtgctggggggcggctgagggggctgggggggtttagcctggagaagggggggctgaggggagcccttctcgctctctgcagctgcctgagaggggctggagtgaggggggggtcggtctctgctcccaagtcaccagtgacagggcgagagggaacggcctcaggctgcgtcaggggagaTTTCGACTGGATATTACGTTGGCTTACATGAACAGCAAAACTGAGCGCCGTTTTCATAAGGGAGCCACGCTGGTGAGGAGAGTTTTACACCCCGAGGGgacccagccccacagcaggctTCGCGAAGGGCCCCCTAGCCAGACGATCTCCCGACCCCTCCAGTCGCTTCCCAAACCGCACAAGGAGGCCGCCTCGGGGCTCGGGAGGCAGCTCCCGGGCTCACCTTCTGACGAGCAACAGAACGCTCCTTCCTCAGGGGACGAGCCCTGGTCACCGGCGTTTCCCCAGCGGGAGATCTGGACCCCATCACCACAGAGAAGGGGAACCCTGAGCAGCCGCAATAACCCTACGAATACCCAGCGCGCTCCGCCGCCGCTAAAGAGGCcgtggcggggccgggcgggggaacGAAACGGAACGGAACAGAAGGGAGGAGCGGGCGGACGCGGCGCGAGGCGGAGTTTGCAAGCAAGATGGCGCCGGCGGTGCGGGGGCTGAAGAGCTTGGTGTGGCAGAGTGAGTGTGGGGTTCCGCTCCGCGCTCCCTCCTCTCCGCTCCCCCGGGACGGGGCGGCCTTGGGCCGCTCGGTGGGCGGCGGCGCGGGTCGGCTGGGAGCGCTCACCGCTGTTGCCGAGGCGCCGCGTCCCTGTAGCCTGATGTGTTGGGGCCGGGGGTCCCCTGATCGCCGAGGGTGCGGCCGGGGTCCCTCGTGAGGCGGCTGCAGGCGTGTTAGGAGCCGTGCTGCGTGTCGGAGTTGAGGCGGCCGGCCGCGTTGCCTGCCGTGGGCGGCGGGCGAGCCGGGCCGGGGAGGCTCTGAGGGGAGCGCCGGGTGTGCGGCGGAGGCTGGAGGTGGTAGCTCTTCCGCGGCTGTTTCAGCTAGTGAGTCgtcggggcggcgggaggcgacCGCCCGGTTTGCGGGGGTGCCGTGAGTGCTTGCAGTAATAGCACCTGGATGGAAACGTCTTTGCCTTATTCCGCGATAAGGGTGAACTGTACAGTATACAGCCAGCCACGCCTTCTCCTGAAGAGGTTAAACTGAAGTCAGCTCTTCAAGGACTTCCCTGTTGCTTCCGAAACGGCCGTTTTGGAGGGCGCTCCCGCCTTCAGAACACGCTCTCTGGTTTTCTGTCATGAAGCGGCGCTGCCAGCTTCATGTGGGGCCTCAcggttttcagaagaaaaagctgaaggcATCCCCATGTACTTTCATAAATAAACTGCAGGTTTTTATTGCCATGTTTAGGAACAGGTTCTGCCGGTGTTTGGTACAGAAGATGAAGTTGTAACTGCTTCGTGTCTTGGCGGAGTAGAAAGGCTAGTAGTATTTCAGGTGCTGTGAGACCTTTGGGGAAAGGCATCTGTAGCCACCTCACATCAAACTTAATTGAACTGAGGCCATGACTCCGTGAGCAGCTCAGCCAGTCTAGTGACTGCCTGCCATTGAAATGGGAAGgtcctgctgccttcccagctGTGTTTTCGTTCTCTGCTCCCATTTGCAAGCTCCAGTCTGCTTGCTTGAGTCACTggaagagaaagtagaaaaagaggagagagaggaaagcagtCTGTTCCTGTGGTGTTCAGTACTTGATTGCTGACATCTGCACCCTGCTCACATGAATTAGATACCTTTGTTGAAAACTTGACCTTTAGAAATCCCtacttttgctgctttgcttgtCCTGTCTTGCTCTGTTAAGTCACTTGTGCCTTTGACAATAAAGCAATTGATTTGTTCTGCGGTGCTTTGTAGAAGACTTGGACCTTTAAAGGAGGGAGCCTGATCAAAGTGCTAGTGCATCATCAGGGTGTataaggattttaaaaagagcATTGCCAGTGCAGACAAGACTCTGAGGAAGAAAGATTAGATTGGTGGTGAAGCAGCGTGAATAATAAAACACTTACATTGCAAACGTTGTAAAAACGAAGcttcttctgaaaagaacaCTTTGTTAGGTGACTGGTTACTCTTGTCCCTCCAAAACTACAAGAATGCATATTGCTGAACTAAGTTATAGACATTTTCTGGGACTTTGTTCAAGGCCCTAAACTGCTGCTTTCTAATGTTTCAGCAAacgtgtgttttgtttttttttaaggctggtTTGTCTGAAAATAATGTGTCAGTGACGCTGATGCTTTATGTAGCGGCTTGTTGTCATTGTGTATCTTATTCCAGTTCTGCGAATAGGCAAAGAAGCTGTACCTGTGTTTTGTGTGCAAAGAATGTTATACCTGTGGTATGGTGCtgttaaaaatctttctttccattGTGATAGCCCTTTCTATGAGGTGCAATTTTAGACTGAATTGAAGCAGAAGTGTGTGAAAAGGTTAGTTCACCAAAGTTTGTTGTTGGTTAAGCTCACAGTTATGGAGGCGGGGAAAGCTATGTGTATTTAGGAGACGGTGGTTCCTGTGGATAAAATTATAAAACTAACTATATGCTGCATCTGTGTGTGTCTATCTGTAAATAAGGTTATTTCCAAAAGGAATCCTgtctctaatttttttcttttgcaactttaaaatgtgttctaGACTTATGTAATAAGATTCTAGCCTAGCCATAGAtacctgttttaattttttaaaatgattcaGTACTTCTGCAACTTTATTTTCCAGAACACTTGCTTACAGTGAAAGCTGTCTTAGTTCTTTCTTCAGGAAGTGTGCTATAAATGGGTTATTAACTTTGCCAAGGTGTGGTTTGCctttcgtttgtttgtttttcacacaGGATTTTAGCAGACTGCTGTTCCATCCGGGTTGAGTATAGTTCTTATCTTCCCAATCCAGtagaagtagaagaaaaatgccTTAAACTAATCAAGTGCattcagaaaagacaaaactaGAGAAGGTAGTTAGGATGCTTGATTGGTATGAAATTTgtgagaaggaaatgaaaacttaGATGAAAATGGAGCACTATTCATACTGGGGTTTGTGATTGTTTTTGGTGCATTCAGAATGCTTACTGGAGACAAATAAGTTGATTTTGAGAGCCTGTAAACCAGTGTAGGTCAGTTATTTGGGTAAAGCAGTTGCAGGCTGAGGACAAAACATAGCAGTTGGAATGTTGCAGGGGCAAGTACGCTGTATCTTGCAGACGGATAGCTTGGAATAAATTTTCATGATGGGAGAAAGCTGACTTCTATTTTTACTTACAGAAATTAAGTTCAAGACACAACTGGGTTATGCATTTATATATTCAGGTTTATTTCATAGGCAAGCAAGTTAAAGTATtgtagaaaaaatacatttgagatTTTGGACGGGGCTCTAGGGTgttcagtttattaaaaagaactCCGTGTAATGTAAAGGACTAATTCCTTGGTAAgaaggttttcagaaaatatgaagGTTAATGAAATTTTCGTGAGGCTAACGATTTGTTCTTACATCTTGTGTACAGACTTAGAAAAATATAAGTAACAAATACACAGTATAAAAgtgacaggaaaaaatgtgttatcAACAAATACATCTTGGTAGGAGTTACGGAGTGATGAGCGTTCTGCAATTTTATAGAGAGCCTATCCAAAGAAGCTATAGGAGTCTCTACATCAGGCTAAGCAGACTTAGAACTTGTTGAAAACTCTGGATTGTGTATAACAGGCAGGATGTTGAATTGGAAGCAACCCAGAGGGCAAGTTTGAGGAATGATAATAGATTGCAGGAGTTGTATAAGCAGAAAAGTGTTCAGGAGAGCTGAGCTtgagttctgttgttcagcAGCATCAACAAAATACACCACTTGCATCCCTCTTGAAACATGTGCTTCTTGCTTAAATAACTTTTAGACCAGACTTTTTCCTCAGTTTATTAGATGAAGGAGAGTGTAAGGTTTTTAAGTTGCTATGAAGAATGTCAATGCTGCAAAAAGTAACTTGAGCATATTGGAAAGCCAAAGCATTAAGCACTCATCTTTTGAAAGAAACTTCTTGTGTTAGTGTGAAAGAGTCTGTGCAGGACATCTTTGTAAAATATAACCATGAGAAGCATGAAATGTGACACCTTGGGAGTGTTGCATGCTATGCAGATTTAGAGTTgtgaaactgaaattaaatgaaggCTGGATGAGCAGGTAGGCTGCTCAGCTGAAAGAAACTACTGAATTCGGAGGCACTGGAAGTTGGGGGTAGAGATGGAGTATCTTGCAATATAGCGTCAAGCCAAAGGGACTTGGACGCAAGTGAATATGTTAGACGTTTATAACTATTAAGAAATAGGTGTACTTTTTGTCATATGTGCACCTACTATTCTGAAACTTCTTAAGGTTCTTTCACTTGGCAGTAATCACAGAATGTGTGTTGAATTTGCTCACTTGTATTTTAGGCTTCTGCTTCTATTACtttagtttttttcatttggggaaaaaggtccAGCTGTTTTAATAGCAGTAGTCGTCAGCTTAATCTGAAATTCTGTTCTCTGGGAAAGGGGAACAGAATATTCCTATGTTTATAAACACCAGGTTTTAAATAGTTCCCCAaatcttctgctttttaattaatacatACCACTGCTGTAAGATCAAATCTTCATTAGCCTGATGATACCACTCCTGAAAGTTGCAGCTCATAGTTCTGATGATCTTTAAAAGTTTGGGTTGTAACTAGACGCTGACTGCTGTTGCTGAATCCTGTACAAGCTTTTAAATTGACATTTCTCCCGAAGTTGTCGTAGCAGGAAAAGATAATGGAAACTGTATTTAAGATACCTTTTAATTCCTGAAAGAACTGGTATTTTCTTACTGTAATTCTGG is part of the Phalacrocorax carbo chromosome 6, bPhaCar2.1, whole genome shotgun sequence genome and encodes:
- the FNDC7 gene encoding LOW QUALITY PROTEIN: fibronectin type III domain-containing protein 7 (The sequence of the model RefSeq protein was modified relative to this genomic sequence to represent the inferred CDS: inserted 9 bases in 6 codons; substituted 4 bases at 4 genomic stop codons) produces the protein MPTEGALTXSVXASSGLLKLKCNTSSASCMVPSLECGSEYYVSXTAYDDDGSSKPTDAVSLKTIPCAPVNISTEEEPGHLLVSWSSVXFSHYYVAFVKSNDGLEVHCNTSHSXCHFQLDCGFTYFCSVFAYNKAGQSPLGDAFSYTTALCCRCDFRAMLLSSDTVQATRAPVXGAEMYETRAVDWSSVALCNDTTIDCTATVSIISVYSFSEAGGSNTCSLKSVRVFIPLLLIVYFSTPCCPNDLILTQVTXPVTNPCWSVGMGXTYVTXLETPKGQAKCHNLQNYSLLGRITCGTNYTASRKAISETGWTSSCTYQRTLPVRACCPGVKLYKLSNKGVSVHWRASEEANYNTDLQGSKGSFICTPCSGLHHCDVTEILPLCRHAHKASPVTDKGLKLPFCPKKIIPVTGSQSSVGTVIYXKSNAEQHI